GAACTCATATATAGGTTTTTCTTCCACCTCCCTTCTGTTTTCCCTACTCCCCTTCGAccattttcattatatattttttttaaaggtaattaataaattattttttattggtttgagGGTTTGTGTGAGCTTTCACTGTTTGTGGCTTGCCTTTCGATCCCTCTACTGTTCTATACTCAGAACCTTTATTTCATCAAATAATATGCTGTTTTTGGGGCTAAGATTGGCATCTCTTAATTGCTATATTTGTATGCTTTTAAATACTCAATCATTCACAGTAAAATGTGTGCGCCTACGTGCATGTGCATCTTGGGTTACAATCATGGGCAAAGTCGTTTGGTATAAAACTTCATTGTTTTGGAGTTTAACTTGGAACCGCGCTATGAATTTACTGTCAGAAAGGCAAAACAATTGGAAATTGCAGTGTTGCACCACTTGgtaactcgagttccatttgaaaattttcaaggaactcgagttccatgaacttgagtttcaaaatagggacatatcgttagatattttaaaaaataagggcaaaattCTATTTTCTCCTGACATTGACTGCAAAGCATAATTGTAGACTTTAGGAGAGAATGTGTCTCATAGTGTgtcgttatatatatatttccttctTATTGTGTGTCAGTCTCACATGACTTGAAATGAAACTTCTTCCGACTTATTTGCACCAATAAGCTAGGCAAAGGTTGATTGGCCAAATCTAAGAAGGGAGAAAGTGTGGGGTTGGAAGATCAACATTTGAACAACCTCTTAATGTTCTGAATCACTCGTGAGTCATGTTGTGCTTAAATCAAATCGAACTGATTAGTTTGTTGATGttcatttattaattatttgtgGCAAGGTGAAAAATTGGTTGCCTTTTAGGCTGCCACTTAGGGCAATCTTTAATAAAAGTAAGGTCAGGGAATGGGATGCTCATCTTTGTGGTTGCCTGGTTGGGTTTCAAAGAGGTTTTTACATCGCATTGTCACAGTTTCTCCGAAATAAGAATTGTCACCATATCACAAGGTTTGAAAAGCTCAAAAGGCCAATGTCAGATGGTGGTGattacaattattaaaaaaataaaggaaaaagttaACGAATGCCGACAGAATATATGTTAgtaaactatttttagaaagtttttatgggaaaaaaaaaagcaatcaatttctcataaaagttgtttaaaaacttttctaaaataatttattaacaattgtttgAAGGCACCTGTTAACATGacctaaaatacaaaaacaaaacaaatcactTATCACCACTACCAATTCAAGTCATGATTGTCATAGAGGTGGTAGTATAGTTTTTATGAACATCTCTATCCATTAAGAGTAATAATTGTCACATAATGTTAACTGTCTACtacataaattttaattaaaattgtgatatcatatttttaaaaccCGTGTTTTAccattttacaattataactaAAACTATGTTTTAAACACGAGTTTAGAGGCGGTAGCTATATGCAACAATAATTAACCTTCAATAAATATCTTGATTACCTTTTGCGCTTTGCCACATGGTTACCAACTATTAGCTCATAAAAAGTACGTCTGCCTCGGGACCATTTGAATATTTTCTCACACAACATTTCTTCACGTTTATTGACTCCATTTATTAGCCATCTTGGAAGAACGTTGACTTCACCAAAATTATTGTACTCAAACGTCTGCTTGATGGCCActcaatatttaaaaagaaagtaaTTTGGTGAGTTAGATAGTATTCCTCAGTCAAATATTCAATAGGCTATTTGCtgcactattccaaaattaacaaaaaataaataaaaatatttacaaaaaattataatattattaaaatttaatataaaagcaaatattaagaaaaattttagtgACGCAGTCCAAATTTTGTAAGATCCAATCAAGAGTCTCTCGATTCcaattcattagtgattaacacaaatgatgcaacaaaaggaaaaataataatgaaagctcaaaaattgaacaaatatggaTGAACTAAACTTCAAACATTGAAGATAGAAAAACTAATGATGATAACAAGTATCACCATAATGcaataacaaagattgaagaaaaaaaaagatttcgtaatgaagttttttattacatcatataataaaatcagtaatatagaatgaattaatatgcttttatcaacttttattatacaatattactctaagttgttttaattattattcattacttcaacaaaataattataatagatatatgtgtgcaatttataattgttactttttataatgaactcattactaacaaagttttataataaatatgctataatatatgtataatatttttcaaaaacaaatttacataagACAATACAACAGTATCTGTGCATCGCACACAAAACTTTCTAGTTAAGAGTAAAATTGTCACACAATATTAACTGTCtactacataaatttcaattaaaattgtgatatcatatttttaaaaccCGTGCTTCTCCATTTTACAATCATAActgaaataatgttttaaaacaCAAGTTTAGAGGCGGTTTGTATCTAGCTCTTTGCAACAATAATTAACCTTCAATAAATATCTTGATTACCTTTGCGCTTTGCCACATGGTTACCAACTATTGGCTCATAAAAAGTATATCTGCCTCGGGACCATTTGAATATTTTCTCACAAAACATTTCTTCACGTTTATTGACTCCATTTATTAGCCATCTTGGAAGAACGTTGACTTCACCAAAATTAGTTGTACTCAAACGTCTGCTTGATGGCCActcaatatttaaaaagaaagtaaTCTAGTGAGTTAGAACTCCTCAGTCAAATATTCAAACTAAGGAAATAAACTTTACCAATTAGCAAAGTTGAAAAACATTCAAACCAAGGAAACCAACATCCGTGTAGCCTACAATCTATCTTCCACatcgttttcttctttttcttttttttgctttttcttcttctaagtGATTTACAGAActttcttgtgatttgtttataattttgtaCATGTCACTTCCCATTGCAACTTTTCTTCCTTGTATTATTTTCAAAGCGAATTCATGAATGGAACAGTAGAGGTAGGCGCATTAGCATATAGTTTTTTGAATCGTGACGTATAAATTTTAAGGGGTTACTTATCATCCCCCGTAGAATACTGTGAAGTCAACAAATTAATAAGGGTTTGATCAAAGTAgaaatgatgatgaagaagaaaaacaaagcaaGAAAACGGGACAGAAAGAAGCAGTTCTTATCTGGAATTTTAATGAACAACCATGGTGTTGAATGTTTAAGCTCTGCACTAGTACAACCTGCAAAACTAGCACGCTATTTGGTTGTGAATTATGATCTTTTAGACCCAGGTATTATTTGCATATCTATCTTACACCAAAAGCTTATTAACTGAgtaaggtttttgtttttttgaaattacTACAACTAACACTCTACTTTCTAGATCATCTGAAATTTTGTAAAGGCTTTCATATAGCTAAAAAGGTTTGGCTTTCTCGTCAGTTTGtcatgcttcttcttcttcttctttttctgaaaagaaaaatacatacataaatTCAAACACTACTTGAATTTCAGATTAATTTCGATGGTGCAAGAACACGAAAAAGTTCATCTAAAAACGTTTTAAAGAGGGTGAGAAAGCACTCTGCGGCTAAGGCAGTGATTTTGAGAATAAAACGAGAAAGTGCTTCCCTGTAAGTTGAGCTTTAAACTCTCAAACATTGAAGtatattgtgaattttgttcCTAACTGTGCATTGTGTATTTAGGAGCTGGGTTTCGTATGCCAAATATTGCGCCAATCTGGCAGTCCACAGGGGAAAGACTATGTTTGAAAGGCCTTCTGTTGACCAACCAAGAGGTTTGAATTATATTCATATGACAAACTGCTTAGATTGTATGAAAAAGGATCTGAACTCTCTCAGTTTTGCAGGTTTGGAGTCAGATATGAGGCctgaattttatttcattgaaaGCCATGCTACCTTAATACATGCTGGTGCACCAGCAATTGTAAAAGCTAAATCTCATGCATTTCGGAACTCTGATTCCATAATAAGAGATGGAAACGGGGTCTTCAAAATCAGCAATTCTAGCCTTAATTATCATTACAAGAAGGAAGCTAATTTGAGCTTAGATTCTCTTCTCCCAATGAAGTTACCAGAATCAACACTCGGTTGGCCACTTCTCAAGAAAATTGTACCCATGAGTTACAAAGCTCTGAGAAAATCTCAAGCTAGGAAGATGTCTGTAGTTCAATGGGCAATGAACCTACCTCATCGATCCATGCCTTTAAGTTTGCAGAACCAGGTTGGTTTGCATTTAAATAAAACCGATATGTCTTTTGATAGAAAGGCTGTCAActattcctataaggaaagagagaatgagGAAGGAACTAGGCCCCAATTGATTCAGGGCTCTGAATTTGAAACAGTTCACGGTAGCAAAAGAACAGAAGAGAACTTTGGACTTGTTTGTGAAAACAAAATGGAAGTTCCTTCAAGTTCAGCTTCTGTCCATATAAAAGAATCTCCACAATCAAAGCCTGGTTGGCCTCTTCTTCGGATTGCAGCTTCTGCAAATGTAAATTCTTCTAGAGATTTTAAAGCTAGAAAAATGTCTGTTGTTCAATGGTTAATGAGCCTGCCTAAACGATCAATTTCAGTATCTCCACAAAAAAAGACTAGTTTTGTTTCTAATAAAACAGAAAGTCCTATTGAAAGAGAGAGTAGTTATTCTGGGGATTTCAATAGTGAGAATGGTTCAACGGCATCAGGAAAGCTACTCAAGGAGCTGGAGCTTCTCATTAGAACAAACTTATCTGGCTATAGGTGGTTCAGCCACAAGGAGCTAAATAATGCAACTTCTCATTTCTCCTCAGGTTAAATCTTTTTTCCACTTGGGCATATAAGGCTTTGTTGGTTGAGGAAAAATAGTTTCAACATGGTTCCCTAtctaaatattttgttttttgacaGAAAATATTATTGGAGAGGGAGGGTGTAGCAATGTCTACAAAGGATATCTTCCTAGTGGCAGAACAGTGGCAGTAAAGATACTAAAATCATATAAGGAAGCTGGGAATGACTTCTACTCAGAAATGGATATCATCTCCACATTAAAGCACAAGCACATTACATCTCTTATTGGTGTGTGTGTCGAAGATAGCTATCTTATCTCTGTCTATGACTTCTTTCCCTTAGGAAGTTTAGAGGAACACTTACATGGTAATCTTCTATGACTTGCTAGGTAATTTGCTTCACTTAAGAAGTTCCGTTAAAATCACTTATGTGCATTTTGAATCTGCAATGCAGGTCAAAGTAACAGATCTGTATTGTCATGGGAAGTGAGGTTTAAAGTGGCAGTTGCGGTTGCAGAGGCTCTAAATTACCTGCACAATGAATGTTCTCGGCCAGTTATTCACAGAGACATAAAATCTTCAAACATTCTCCTGTCCAATGAGTTTCAGCCACAGGTATGATTTCATTCGTATTGTTCTTTAAAGTACAACCACAATCAAGTcttggtcccaaaattttgagatcAGTTATAGATCCTCAACAGACTTCAGGGTCGatcacatttattattttccatcCTTTTTTATGGAAgtaatttctataaaaattcCTGCTCTAAGCCGCAAGAATTATGTAGACTTTTCAGCTCTGTCCAAGTTCAGGAAGAAAAGATGTATTTAATAGAAAGCTACTAGGAGCAATTTCacattttcacaaattttgataaatgtaGAGTTTAAAATACATCAATCCAACTAACAAAGTCATTGGAATAGTTTTCTTAGTTGCTTCTGAGATGTCTATAAGTTCAACATTCTTGCTGATGCaggtttaatttaatttcttgaatGCAGTTATCTGATTTCGGGCTTGCTGTATGGGGACCCACAGATTCAACTCATGTGATACATAGTGATGTGGTAGGGACTTTTGGATATATTGCTCCAGAATATTTCATGCGTGGAAGGGTCAGTGATAAGATAGATGTATACTCCTTTGGTGTGGTTCTTCTTGAGCTGTTATCAGGAAGAAAGCCAATCGGTTCTGAGACCCTGGAAGGACAAAAGAGTTTGGTCAAGTGGGTAGGAACTTTTCTATTGCTGATAGTTTTTCATCCAtactagggtttttttttttttttctttttcctatagTTGTGTAATCAAATTGTATTCATCTAGGCAAAACCATTACTAGAGAGTGAGGATCTTAAAGCACTGTTGGATCCAAAGTTAAATGGGAACTTCGAGGTTGATCAGATGCATAGAATGTTCTTGGCAGCAGGCCTCTGTGTTCGCCAATCAGCTCGGCTTCGTCCAAAAATAAGTCAGGTactaaaatacaattatatggttgttagaattgatttttttttttgagggtcaGAATGAAGTCACATGTAACTATTTCTTAAAGTTACAACCCTCAATACGATTTCATACTAATTTTGTCAAAATGAAGATGAGATGACAATCAGCACCATGTTGTTGACTTCAAATGGCTAATTGAATTTCATTACTTCTGCTGTTACTTCAACGCTTTGTCTCATTACTTTGGACATTGAGATTATTTTCCCTCAAAAGATTTCTTATAAGGTTGTTTTTCAAATGTACTTTTAAAGCTAGTAGCAAACATGTTGACCTTCAAGTTCTGTTTCAATTCGTTGAGGttctctttgattttgattggCATTTAACTAGCTGACACTTGTGTGGTCCCTGGTCCAGATACTAAAGCTATTAACAGGAGAGAAGGATGCGTATAATTGTCTCAGTTCCAATGTTATTGATTTCAAAGAAATAGAAAATCAAGATGATGATGACATTTTTCCAGAATTTTATTGCAACCAACAATACATGGGCTCCACTTTGCTTAAAACAGAAAGCAACAGCAGCTCACTAAGCAGTAGTGATATATCTATACGTAGTGCAGAAAAGACCCGACACTTTATGTTGAAGGACTACTTGAAAGAACGGCAAGActgatcatcatcatcatcaatgaTTGATGCCATGGAACTTAGAAGTTCACAAATGGAGGAGATCTCAGTACCACACATTAACTGTGTATAGACAAGGAAGGTCCTATACTATGCAAATATCATTGCTGGTTGAAGTTTAGTGTAAAGTGAGAGTATTCTtgttaatattgtattttacTTGGCAAGCTGAGTGAGGTGTTTAGTATCACAGGGAAGTTGAGAGGGATTTTGCAGGATGCAGAGTTTCGGGATACATGTACAGTCCAATTTATTATCACAAAGCTTTCCttacatttgtttttttaatcacaaagcTTTCCCtgcattttgtttttgtgatgAGTTCCCCacaatcaagagagagagattgaggtAGGCcaagtcttttttgtttttgagaatcatTGAAGATTGCAAATAGACCAGTTACTATAATTTAAAACGTATATTCATTAATCTGTTAATTTAAACATTGGTTTGAATAATATTTAAGGACCTGCGCTgatgacaaaattttgacattttggaTGCACGATACAAATGTACTCATAATTGAAGATTAATGGCTGTAACTTACTCgttcaaattgaaaatttgatccAATTTCCAATCCTCAACAATGGGGCTTACAAATTACAATGTGCTTTAGGTGCTCTTCGCAAAACTACTAAGCACCGTacatattctcaaaattttctggCTAGTGCTCACTGCTCAACACAATTTTATGTACAAACCGCAAGtgtccaaaaaaattttaaaaattcaaaacgGAACCGTGTAAGGTAACGCATGTATTTCAGCCTCGGGTAAGTAATGGGCATGTGGCCACGAAGTGGGACATCTGCAACTCGAGACATCATTCCCAGCTTTCAATCTTTTAGACCCATTTGTATCTTCCTGCTTCTTCCCAAGGAGCCAATCTTCATCACCAAAATCATCTCCCTGGTAATGAGGCGGAGGCAGAACCCAGTTCTCAAATAAAGTCTTATACGCTGATTCCTTCCTCTGAATCTTTTTTTCATGTGATGTTAGTTCAATCCTCCTTGGCACTGTGCAGGGCACTtctttttctgggtttggtGTTCTTTCAATCTTCATTGGCACAGGGCCGGGCACTACTTTTTCTGGGTTTAGTGTTCTTTCAATCTTCATTGGCACAGGGCCAGCCGTTGTTTCAATCTTCCTTGGCACAACTTTTTCTGGCTTTGGTTTTGTTTCAATCTTCTTTGGTACAGGGTCAGGCACTACTTTTTCTGGGTTTGGTGTTGTTTCAATCTTTCTTGGCACAACTTTTTCTGGTTtcggttttggttttgtttcaatCTTCATTGGCACAGGGCCGGGCACTACCTTTTTTGGCCTATGAGTAAGCTCCTCGGCAAGTATATTTTTAGTTGAATTAATAGCACAGTCCTTTTCTTGACTCCGTACATCAACAATTCCATTCTTCTGTTGAGCAGGGGTAGATCCATTCTTCTGTTGAACAGGAGAATCTACCCTTCCAGAAGTGGAGCACAGCTGCTTGTTGCTTCGCAATGCATCAAGTTCTTTGTGCTTTTTCAAAGGCAACCGTAACCGAAGAATAGTTCCTGTTTGaatcaaaaaatgaaatgatattTTAGCATATGCAAAGAGCTAAAgacttttttttgtgtgcagaAGTTAGAGAAATCCAACTAACAGTTGCATCCCCAGATGACAGGATAAACTTAAAACTCACCATGACTGGAGATGTCACTAGATGGTGAGGTTTCCCTCTTCCTCTTGTTGCTTTTCTGAGTGCTGTCTGATAAGTAGCTAACATTTGGAGAACAGACTGCCTGCCCATGTTCTTCAGTAAGGCCACTTCTTTCCAGTTGCTCAGCCTCATCTTCAATTCGCTTTTGAAGATTGCCACCACATGACTCTGCTTTACTTTGCACCGATTGGTCATACTTCTTATCATTGAGCTTTATTGTTGTTTTGACATCACCAATATCAGAGAGTTTCTCATTCTCTTTCCGtgctttccttttttccttcttctccctcttcttctctttcttagATTCTGTTTTGTCCTTCTCCGTTTTATTTTGGAGCTATATACAGCACCAGAATAGCAATTTTAAAAACAGAGGGCTAGGAAGTAGGAACACCCAAAAGAGGCAAGCACAGCCAAGCTAATGAAATGGTTACATTTCAGTGCTAAATGagaaattcttctttttttaattttcaaaaacacacaagCAAGGTACTTAATAAGTACCCATAGAGTACCATTCTTCAAGGCTACCATTCTCATTTGGAAAATGCAACACTTGGTAACAAGAAATCATATTTCTACTACTAGTGAACTCAACCATATTGTCAGGCAGTAGTTGACAAAAGGCATATAATCAAAACCAAAGTCATGCAAGCCCCCACCTCAAGACATGGTCAGAACCAATACAACATAAACTACACTATTTGGAATCGAATCATTAATCATACAGAAAATGCATTTACATCCCAAATAGTAAGGTCAAAAGATATAAAACCACTCTAAAGTTCAGTTAGTAACACAATATCTCAGGTGTAAAGTCGACATATAAACTACACATCACATCCTAACCAATCAAAAAATACCAGATCATTGTACATGTTAATTGCAGCTGTTCAGTGTAATGTTTATCCAAAATCACAGGGTTTTCACAAtgatcaccatcatcatcacttGGCTACACAGGATGGTAACATGTATATGAAGATACATGTGAAATGATTTAATGTGATTGGTTAAAAAGTAGACATGCTGACCTTATAACCTGAGAAAGTagagatttgtgttaaaaacaaacTTCAGAGAGATTTCATGTTTTAAGATCCAACCACAATGagagtaaaatttaatttcctcTTATAAAAACCCTATGACAATAACACCAAACACAAACAGGCATGAATAAATGTTCAAGACCGAAAGATATGCACATCAAGGCACTAATCAAATGGTAATAAGACCAAACAAATGAATGGGTAAGCCAAATGCTAAAGTACACCCTCTTTTCTTAGGAACTAACTCATCTACCCAATGGGATCGAGTCCCATTCCTCATATTCTCTTAAACTAACTCATGAACAATCAAGTTTACTTTCCCTTGAGAACTCCAATTCCAACCATAACAAACTGTAATCATATCTGACAATCCAAAACACTCCTTCACTCCGCGAATTACTTCACAATGGTTGTTCATTCATCGAATGACTTCCTCGCTTTCAATCCGTACAAGGTAACCTTCATAGGACAACATATTTCTCTATCTCATTCCTACTTTCACCTTATAACACTCTCTCCTTAACCTTATCTGTATAGATATACATGGGTTCTGGTCTTGTCTCCTCTCCTCAGATTGAACCTGACAGGATacaactaaaaactaaaactacACCAAGATTTGTTTGTACAAACTCCAAAGATCCAAGCTCAAAAGCATTGTTGTTCCTCAAATCCTCCAAACCCCACTTCTTGTAAGACCCAAAAAACCCCAGTTAAATCATAAACCTAAATTCTATTGTCTTAAgcaaaaccctaaccctaaaaaTTCCTAGTATCCAAAAAAACACCTTATACTTATACCCAAACACTCCttaaaaaaacactaaattaaAGAACTATGAGCACAAATCTCATGATTCAAGATCAGATTTCGCAAAATCAAACATTCGTacaaatctttaattttttttttttaatttttttttttctaatttttcaaaaacaatcagagagagagagcagtaGTTGAGCATAAACGCAAAACCAAGATTTTGCTCAACAAACCTTAATCGATTCGACAAACACCGCCTCGTTCCTCACAAACCCTGGTGGTGGGTAAGGGTAACACCGAGACATCTTATTCGAATTTTTCGCAACAACAATCAATCCCAAATGAT
This genomic stretch from Castanea sativa cultivar Marrone di Chiusa Pesio chromosome 1, ASM4071231v1 harbors:
- the LOC142622634 gene encoding uncharacterized protein LOC142622634 isoform X2, whose protein sequence is MMMKKKNKARKRDRKKQFLSGILMNNHGVECLSSALVQPAKLARYLVVNYDLLDPDHLKFCKGFHIAKKINFDGARTRKSSSKNVLKRVRKHSAAKAVILRIKRESASLSWVSYAKYCANLAVHRGKTMFERPSVDQPRGLESDMRPEFYFIESHATLIHAGAPAIVKAKSHAFRNSDSIIRDGNGVFKISNSSLNYHYKKEANLSLDSLLPMKLPESTLGWPLLKKIVPMSYKALRKSQARKMSVVQWAMNLPHRSMPLSLQNQVGLHLNKTDMSFDRKAVNYSYKERENEEGTRPQLIQGSEFETVHGSKRTEENFGLVCENKMEVPSSSASVHIKESPQSKPGWPLLRIAASANVNSSRDFKARKMSVVQWLMSLPKRSISVSPQKKTSFVSNKTESPIERESSYSGDFNSENGSTASGKLLKELELLIRTNLSGYRWFSHKELNNATSHFSSENIIGEGGCSNVYKGYLPSGRTVAVKILKSYKEAGNDFYSEMDIISTLKHKHITSLIGVCVEDSYLISVYDFFPLGSLEEHLHGQSNRSVLSWEVRFKVAVAVAEALNYLHNECSRPVIHRDIKSSNILLSNEFQPQLSDFGLAVWGPTDSTHVIHSDVVGTFGYIAPEYFMRGRVSDKIDVYSFGVVLLELLSGRKPIGSETLEGQKSLVKQNHY
- the LOC142622634 gene encoding protein kinase STUNTED-like isoform X1, encoding MMMKKKNKARKRDRKKQFLSGILMNNHGVECLSSALVQPAKLARYLVVNYDLLDPDHLKFCKGFHIAKKINFDGARTRKSSSKNVLKRVRKHSAAKAVILRIKRESASLSWVSYAKYCANLAVHRGKTMFERPSVDQPRGLESDMRPEFYFIESHATLIHAGAPAIVKAKSHAFRNSDSIIRDGNGVFKISNSSLNYHYKKEANLSLDSLLPMKLPESTLGWPLLKKIVPMSYKALRKSQARKMSVVQWAMNLPHRSMPLSLQNQVGLHLNKTDMSFDRKAVNYSYKERENEEGTRPQLIQGSEFETVHGSKRTEENFGLVCENKMEVPSSSASVHIKESPQSKPGWPLLRIAASANVNSSRDFKARKMSVVQWLMSLPKRSISVSPQKKTSFVSNKTESPIERESSYSGDFNSENGSTASGKLLKELELLIRTNLSGYRWFSHKELNNATSHFSSENIIGEGGCSNVYKGYLPSGRTVAVKILKSYKEAGNDFYSEMDIISTLKHKHITSLIGVCVEDSYLISVYDFFPLGSLEEHLHGQSNRSVLSWEVRFKVAVAVAEALNYLHNECSRPVIHRDIKSSNILLSNEFQPQLSDFGLAVWGPTDSTHVIHSDVVGTFGYIAPEYFMRGRVSDKIDVYSFGVVLLELLSGRKPIGSETLEGQKSLVKWAKPLLESEDLKALLDPKLNGNFEVDQMHRMFLAAGLCVRQSARLRPKISQILKLLTGEKDAYNCLSSNVIDFKEIENQDDDDIFPEFYCNQQYMGSTLLKTESNSSSLSSSDISIRSAEKTRHFMLKDYLKERQD
- the LOC142622636 gene encoding uncharacterized protein LOC142622636, which translates into the protein MSRCYPYPPPGFVRNEAVFVESIKLQNKTEKDKTESKKEKKREKKEKRKARKENEKLSDIGDVKTTIKLNDKKYDQSVQSKAESCGGNLQKRIEDEAEQLERSGLTEEHGQAVCSPNVSYLSDSTQKSNKRKRETSPSSDISSHGTILRLRLPLKKHKELDALRSNKQLCSTSGRVDSPVQQKNGSTPAQQKNGIVDVRSQEKDCAINSTKNILAEELTHRPKKVVPGPVPMKIETKPKPKPEKVVPRKIETTPNPEKVVPDPVPKKIETKPKPEKVVPRKIETTAGPVPMKIERTLNPEKVVPGPVPMKIERTPNPEKEVPCTVPRRIELTSHEKKIQRKESAYKTLFENWVLPPPHYQGDDFGDEDWLLGKKQEDTNGSKRLKAGNDVSSCRCPTSWPHAHYLPEAEIHALPYTVPF